The Tripterygium wilfordii isolate XIE 37 chromosome 18, ASM1340144v1, whole genome shotgun sequence nucleotide sequence TGTGgtcatatttaatttttaatactcCTTTTTGGGTCAAGCCTTCTGATTTTTCTAGCAAGACTTGGTGCTATGTTGTGATCTCATATAGTTGTGACTTTCTGAAGTGGTCACTTTCTGTGTTAGTGAAATTGGTTTTATTTCTACAGTCTACAGTCAACCTTTGAAGCATTATTGGATGATTATTCAAAAGTTTGAATTAGGTCTCCTCCGATTGCATTTTATATTGTGTTTAATCAGGATGATCTACCATAATAAGACAATGCAAGGATAGAGGCATCTCCACTATCTTCTACTGTAGATACCATTTAGTCTTTAACTGAAAGTGACTCATAGgaaaggggtgacaaaactttGTTCGGTTTGGATGACTGAATCTGTTCGATatgaattaaatcaaatttgaacataagttatacaTCTGAAATTCGGatccaaacataaattttttgtttggtttaaaacCGAGTTCtgatccaaacacataaatcttatccgatttatttgtttggatCTTAACTTGGATTAGGTCAGTTGAGTATATTCGAAATCTAATCCGGGTTAAGGTcttgacatgtaaatatttcgaaCATGTGTTGTTATCCGACTCGAAATTAACTCGGAACCAAATTTTTGTCACCCTTAATAGAATATTAACATATTTGTACTGTTCAGGCATTGAACATGCTCAGCAGCCTTATGTGGACAATGCCTCGTGATTCTATCTTACTGACTACCATGTTGTCCTTTTCTTCTTAACCTTTTTGGGACATTTTAATCAATAATGGACTGCCATGTTAAAATCGTTGGACTAGTCATAGTGGTTGGTAAGAGCCTGTTCATTTCAACATCGTGATTCAAATGGAGAAATATATTCAATGCAAATATTAAGTTAGGTAGGAATACTGCATtattccaaggctgatttgagCATTgacaaaaacaatatataaatgTTTTTCTCGTAGTCTATTTTGATTGTCaagaataaaattttatattggaTTAACATAACCAACCgaagatttataagcaaagaTTCACTTACTCTCACAAAACCAATATCTTTTTGTTGCTTAAGTATCATAGATGATGgtgtgaaaaaataaaatcgtgCGAACTTATGACCGAGAGCGAACAATATTGGTTTATAATTATTAGGATGAATTTTCTAACACCTGTTACTGGCTGCCTAATCACCGAAAAGAAAGCCAAAAGgggtaaaataaaaaaacaactaGAATCAAAGTTGAAAAGATACCTCAGTGCAAGATATCAAAACCAATCCAAACCAAAACGACCGTCGTtccatatattattaattttggaCATTTTGCAAAACGACGACGTAGGACTATATAGTTAAATAATTACTAGCATATAAAGATTATAAGTAGTGGCCACCCAGTTTGATTCCGATTTCGTCTTATCCCGCACTTTGCATTTCCCATTTTCGAAATCAATTATTAATTAGTCGCACGGCCTATGCAAATGCAAATCCCCCAAACCCAAACCACACAATTGTGTCTCTAACAAACGAGAGCACATGCACGCGCCACTGTTCTCCGGCCGCAGATAAAACTACACTTCTgtactctttcttctttctctgctCAACAGATTTGATTGAAGCTTGAAACCAAATAATTCATGGCTTTGAATTTGTTGTCGCCGGCTGAGATTAAGTCAATCTCCTTGTTCGGTTCCACCACCAGCAACTCTTCTCAGCGCCTCAAGCATTCAGGTATTTGCTCCTCttgattttctgtttgtttgctGAGAATAACGGAATGAAAGCTGTGAAATAGGTGGAAATAGTGTGAGAGAGACGTTCGGCGGAGTAGATTGTGTTTGGTTGGGGAGCGAAATAAAACGAACAGAGAGAAGAGATTATTTTGTTTGGTTGGTGTGAGAGGTGAAAAACGTGGGAAAGTTATCGTTCTATTTAGGGCTAAAATGAGCTTCCATTTCGAGAAGACGAAGAAAACCGTGGCGGAAAATCATGATATTGGTAGTTTATTCTGATCTTAATTCGAAACAGTTTGTTGAATGATGGATTTTCACGCGCTTCAAGACATGATTCGGAGTTTTTCGAATTGACAGTCTTAAAGCATGGATCAAACATAATAGAAGtgtattttctgtttggttCACTAACCTTCTAAGCTCTAATTACATGGCACATCATTATTCGTTTCTGCTTCaattctgttttttgtttttttgtgtgtttccCTATTTTATTTGCTAATTTTATTGTATAGTGATTTTTTTTCAATCCCCCCCCTATATGTTACCTAGCTGTCTGTGAAACGTTGTCGGATGTACGATTTCATGCTGTATGTAATCTTGAATCTGCTGCTGTACTGATTCAGGCGGATTTGCCTTGAGGAAGAAGTGTAATGGCATAAGAATTCATTGTTCAGCTCAGCAGCCTCAACCAGCTTGGCCAGGCCGAGCATACCCTGAGCCCGGTCGTAAGACTTGGGATGGTCCGAAGCCTATTTCAATTGTTGGATCTACTGGTTCCATTGGCACTCAGGTAAGAAAAGACCAATGGTACCGTACAGAAATACAAAAGATAATTGTGGTTGAAGACTTGAAATGCCAATTCTGATGTTCCTAATGAACATATTTCCCGTCTGATTTTTAGGGGTGTAAAATATTATTGAGAACCaaataaaaacattgaaaataGTGAAACAATCACATTTCTGATTTTGCATCAAGTTAACGGTCTTAAGCATGAACCAGGTTTTACTTCCATATCTTTTATTTTGAAACCTATGCTATATACAAAACATGTGTATAAAACTTGGTTACCTATCTATTTACCTTACTTGATTGCTCTCCCTCTGGCTCTCCTGTCCTTACTGTCAATAAAAACTGCATGTGTGTTCTTTGAACGAAATGATTGCCTGCTTTGTGGATTGTGGTCTATCCCATCTTTAGctgcttttgaacaaaatctTGTACTTTGCAGACACTGGATATAGTTGCTGAGAACCCTGATAAGTTTAGAGTTGTGGCACTCGCAGCTGGTTCAAATGTAACTCTTCTCGCTGATCAGGTAGGCAGTCTTAATGCTCTATAGAACTCACAATAATATGAATTCTCCACTTACAATTCTTAATAGTGAGAACTAAACCAGTAAGTGAGCTTAAACATAAGAACTGACACGTTACCAATATGAGTTTAGCTGAGGAAGTTACTTTATATTTGTTCCTGAgaaaatattagaatttttcaCTGTAGTGAACGGATTCTTGATACAGGTGAAGACATTCAAACCTCAACTAGTTGCTGTTCGAAATGAATCCCTAGTAGATGAACTCAAAGAGGCTTTGGCTGATGCTGAACAAAAACCTGAGATTATTCCTGGGGAACAAGGTGTCATTGAGGTAGCCTTCCATCTAAttcattggtttttattttgctgatgaaatcaattttcatttttagaagTGATGCTTGTGATTCAATTTCAGGTTGCTCGTCATCCTGAGGCTGTTAGTGTAGTTACTGGTATAGTAGGCTGTGCAGGTTTAAAGGTAAGTCTGTAGGAAATCTCTTGTATGCTCGTCTGTGTTTCACATATTGCTTGCTTTGATTATGTTTTCTGGTCAAGATTTGTTAGATTCTTTTTCTCCTAAGACTTAAATtcttttggagacttggtgcaAGAGGGTGGAGTTCACATATTATTACCTTTTTTTTGCGAATTTGGTTATACCTCAGTGATTGGTGACAACATAACTTTTTGAAATGCCGATATGCTTTCAATAGTGGTGATGAGTAGTTGCAGtttacatataaaatatcaGCTGTTGTCAatttaaaaagagagagagagagaggagaataaGCTTTTTCACATAATAAAAACACTTTTCAGCTTGAAAAGTGTAATCGTTGGAATCAATTTCTTAGTAGAAAGAGATGCATTGCTCAAAGACACTTGTAGATCACATTATGATAATGATTGTCATTTGACTCGTTTCAGTACTCTTTTAAAGATTCTAATTTTGATTGGGTCAAGAACTGCAGAGGATATTCTATATTAGCGACAAAACTATCAGCTGAAAGTTACCTTTTGATTCTTTTAGCCTACAGTGGCTGCAATAGAAGCAGGGAAAGATATTTGCTTAGCCAACAAAGAGACACTGATTGCTGGAGGTCCTTTCGTCCTTCCTCTTGCAAATAAATACAATGTGAAAATCCTTCCAGCTGATTCTGAGCATTCTGCCATTTTTCAGGTGTGAGCTTTACTTCTATAACACATTCTGTGTAGATATTTCATTCGTATTAgtgcttttgagttttgagacATTTTCCTTTGTTCTCTTCCATGAATATCTAATCATTCCGTCTCTTGATTCCTTTATTCTTCCCTTAGTAAGAACTAAAAAAACACCTTTTTCTGCAGTGTATTCAAGGATTGCCAGAGGGTGCACTTCGGCGCATAATTTTAACTGCCTCCGGAGGAGCTTTCAGGTCAAAATTCTATTTTAAGCTGAAATGTTTAAGAGCATGGATGTGATGTACTCAGGAatgtatttttcctttcttcttctgaaaTAAATGCCTGGCCACCAATAGTGCTACCTTATTGTTGTGCCCACTGCTTGTTTGGTCATTTTAAATGACATGTTTTAGAGACATGGTTACTGAGAACAGGAACTTATAAATACTTACATATTTCTTCATCTTCACATTAACGCAACACTTCTTAATCAAATTGTGTCCATTTTACATCAAAGTGTTGAGCATCACTTATTATTCAAATATTTAACTATTTTTCAAGTGCCTTTTTTGAACATCACCTCTTAGTCATCTTGCCGCCAGATTTTGGTTTTTCAGTTATGTTTTTACTAGTTTGTTGGTGATTACTGAATTTTTCACTCCTTTACGTATAGGGATTGGCCAGTTAGTAAACTGAAAGAAGTGAAAGTGGCTGATGCTCTGAAGCATCCTAACTGGAATATGGGGAAGAAGATTACTGTGGACTCAGCAACCCTTTTTAATAAGGtttgtttttatatattgttttcctctttttttggtAAACCCGGCATTATTCATCACTTGATGATGCTACTTTTGTCTGAGTCAAAAGCTTTAATCTCATTTTCCTTGCAACAGGGTTTAGAAGTTATTGAAGCACATTATTTGTATGGAGCAGACTATGACAATATTGAGATTGTAATTCATCCGCAGTCTATCATTCATTCAATGATTGAAACACAGGTCTGTctattgtactatgtcatcttctTGCTATGTTGAAACTGACAGACATTAGCAACTACTCGTGTTCTTTGTAAAAGCACTGCTACCTGTTGACTTTCACCTTGGATTCTTCAAGTCCTTATCTTTAATGTTATctttttccccctctctccAGGATTCATCTGTTCTTGCACAACTGGGGTGGCCTGATATGCGCTTGCCAATTCTGTACACAATGTCATGGCCTGAGAGAATTTACTGCTCTGAAGTAACTTGGCCACGTCTTGATCTTTGCAAGTAATTATTCTTTTTCTCTGTCAAGATAGGGATTTAAAGCGCATGCCAATAGTTCTTAATGTCAATATCCCATGGGATTTCACTAGAAATATAGTAAAGATATTGGGACAGGAACAATAGATATAGTACCAGAATaatacacacacacgcacacaatTGGACCTATCTAAGTAGTTTTAACTTTGGAAGTGACCAAATTGAAATCAAGCATTGAATTGACATGTTTGCAAATAAGTTTTCTTATCTTGAGGATAAGAAAGAACAGAAAAATTGTCCTATCATTGTAATTGGTAATCTGTTGAATGCGCGAAAATGCAGAGATCTTATTGTTCTGTTTAATCTGATTACATGATTAAAATGGGATTGTACAGGCTTGGCTCGCTAACATTTAAGTCTCCTGACAATGTAAAATACCCATCCATGGATCTTGCTTATGCTGCTGGACGGGCTGGGGGCACCATGACTGGAGTTCTTAGTGCAGCTAATGAGAAAGCTGTAGAGATGTTCATCGAGGAGAAGTAAGTATACTAATACGTAATTGCCTTTTCTCTTGgtcctttcttcctttttcccctaGAATCCTGATAATTTCGGAGCCAATGGTATGACCGTATGAGGTTCTGGTGAAAATTTAGAATCTTgacttttatttgaaaatagaaTGGCTGGAAAGTTGTGGGTCTTGTGGCTTAACTAAGGTAGCATATTTTGAAAGTAGATCCTACCTCGCTTTATATAGTAATTACAGAAATCTAAGTTTTTGTAATATTCATGTCTGAATTTCCTGAGTTTCCCAGCAGTCTCATCATACAGCTGCTGGGAACAATCCATGTAGAATGATAACCGGTTTATCTATTTTGGAGGGTCCACATGCAGGAGTCAGAATTTATATTTGtacattgtaaatttgtaattaaGTTTCTCCTGAAAAGCTTGACAAAGTATGTAAAAAAAAGACTGGCAAGAAGCCTACTGTATAGCATTTAGTTCAATTGGTTTACTGTGATGCTTATTCATTACATGTGCTATTTGCTTGCTGGCTCTTCGATAAAGGTAGTTTGCTGTTCCTATAGATCATCGGCTAATTCATATTTTGCCACTCTTTTCAGGATCAGTTATCTTGACATTTTCAAGGTTGTTGAGTTGACATGTAACAAGCACATAGAAGAATTAGTGGTCTCGCCGTCATTGGAGGAAATTATTCACTACGACTTGTGGGCAAGGGAATTTGCTGCTGGTTTACAAGAGTCTTTTGATTTAAATCCTGTCTTTGCATGAATCACAGCTTCGGCCATGTTTCAAGAGTGATTGATAATCATGAAGGTATGTAATACTCCCGCCATCAACTTTTGTTCTTATAGCAGGTCATGGGGGAAGTATAGAGAGGCACCCAAAATGAGTTCCTCATAGATTGTAATGTGTAAATGTATTTCTTCACCAGCTGATGAAGTCATGTCCGGAAGAAACGAGTGGAAGTTCATGAAGAAAGAAATGGAAATTGCTTTTGCGTTTTACTTATCATCCCGGTTAATCTACTCCTTTCGATTCTAATAAAAAGTGAAAATGTTGAAGGCTTATTGTACAGATTCTGCATTGCGTCTGTTCGTTGCGAATGTTTTCAACTCATGTTAAAACTATGTAAGGGTATGTTTTTGGCCATTGTAAGAAACTCTTGAAAAGTCAAGCACGGTGATGTATTATGAATAAGTACAGAATTTgcgagaaaacaaaaaaatttaatttccaGCAAAGAAAAGGGAAACCGAGTCCCACATGACATCCTGCTACATCTTTTCTTGAGTCGTGCAAATCATGGAATTGTCCCGTGGAGGATTTGCATTGTATTGTATGGCCCAGCCCCCAAAAGAAGTAAAAGGAAGACTGCCCTGTGAAACTACCCCACTCTTCTGCTATTTCTAAATCAACTTCCAACTTTTTAACTCTTTTGTTGGTATCAGTATGAGAAATTGTTGTGAAGCTTCGTACTTCAATCATATTTTTTCCGAttcttgaccttttttttttttggttttcccaCTAAGAATCTTGAATTAGGTCTTGGTTTTTAAAATTGGATCATTATTTGGTGCGTATGAGACAGGAAAATGCAAGTGCTGGAGGAAGGATTACTGGATAAAACCCTCTGTCCATGTGAAACTTACTCTAAATACTCACCGGAGAACAACAACGTGAGAGAGGTTTGTGAGCGCTACTCCATGTTCTGATTTGTGCCGGGCATTAGTAGCCCAATCaattgagcaactccaatggcaAATTTGTTTTAAgcactccaaaaattttaaaatttgtgcaTCACCAAATTATCATGTGTGAACTCTACAATggtaacaatttcaaacactccaaaaatGACCCATTTCCGtccatcttctctctctctctcttgattcaTAAATGAATTTTAATTATTCTATCATGTAAATAACACATGACAAGTATTTATTGGATGTATGGGTTAGTATTCATCCATTAAAAGTCTCTCCTTCCATCAGGTGTTCCTAAATATACTTGTCGATATCAAGTGTGAAAAATGCCCCATTGTAACTTACACCCATTGTAGCTTACGTAGAATTTGAAACGTAagtttcaaatatttgaaaaatgagtttcaAGTGTTGCATTGGAGATGTTCTAAGTCCCCGCTTAATAATTTGATGGTGCATAAATTACAAAATTTTTGGAGTGCTAAAA carries:
- the LOC119984402 gene encoding 1-deoxy-D-xylulose 5-phosphate reductoisomerase, chloroplastic; translated protein: MALNLLSPAEIKSISLFGSTTSNSSQRLKHSGGFALRKKCNGIRIHCSAQQPQPAWPGRAYPEPGRKTWDGPKPISIVGSTGSIGTQTLDIVAENPDKFRVVALAAGSNVTLLADQVKTFKPQLVAVRNESLVDELKEALADAEQKPEIIPGEQGVIEVARHPEAVSVVTGIVGCAGLKPTVAAIEAGKDICLANKETLIAGGPFVLPLANKYNVKILPADSEHSAIFQCIQGLPEGALRRIILTASGGAFRDWPVSKLKEVKVADALKHPNWNMGKKITVDSATLFNKGLEVIEAHYLYGADYDNIEIVIHPQSIIHSMIETQDSSVLAQLGWPDMRLPILYTMSWPERIYCSEVTWPRLDLCKLGSLTFKSPDNVKYPSMDLAYAAGRAGGTMTGVLSAANEKAVEMFIEEKISYLDIFKVVELTCNKHIEELVVSPSLEEIIHYDLWAREFAAGLQESFDLNPVFA